From the Jilunia laotingensis genome, the window TCAGTGGCTGCATCATCACAAACAATTATGCCTCTCTCATGCATCTGCAATGCGCTAATAGTCCACATCTGAGTAATAGCACCTTCTACGGCCTGATGAAGGGCACGAGCTTTGTTATGGCCATTAACGATAATCATCACCTCTTTTGCAGAAAGCACCGTACCTACACCTACCGTCAAGGCAGTCTTAGGCACCTTATTAATATCATTATCAAAGAAACGGGAATTTGCAATAATCGTGTCGGTAGTCAACGTTTTCTGACGAGTACGTGAACTCAAAGACGAGCCCGGTTCATTGAAAGCAATATGTCCGTCCGGTCCGATACCACCCATAAACAGGTCGATGCCACCATAAGACTTGATTTTATCCTCATAACGCGCACATTCTGCATCCAAATCGGCAGCATTACCGTTGAGAATATTCGTGTTCTCCGGTTTGATATCTATATGGCTGAAGAAATTGTTCCACATGAAAGAGTAGTAACTTTCCGGGTGTTCCTTCGGCAAACCCACGTATTCATCCATATTGAAAGTAACCACGTTCTCAAAAGAAACGATGCCTTTCTTATTCAAATCGATAAGACCTTTATACATACCCAGAGGAGAAGAACCGGTGGGGCATCCCAAAACGAAAGGTTTTTCTGCTGTAGGGTTAGCAGCTTTAATCTTTGCAGCTACATAATGCGCTGCCCATTGAGAAACGGACTGATAGTCCGGTTGAATGATTAATCTCATAATTT encodes:
- the nagB gene encoding glucosamine-6-phosphate deaminase, whose protein sequence is MRLIIQPDYQSVSQWAAHYVAAKIKAANPTAEKPFVLGCPTGSSPLGMYKGLIDLNKKGIVSFENVVTFNMDEYVGLPKEHPESYYSFMWNNFFSHIDIKPENTNILNGNAADLDAECARYEDKIKSYGGIDLFMGGIGPDGHIAFNEPGSSLSSRTRQKTLTTDTIIANSRFFDNDINKVPKTALTVGVGTVLSAKEVMIIVNGHNKARALHQAVEGAITQMWTISALQMHERGIIVCDDAATEELRVGTYRYFKDIEAEHLDPESLIK